From the genome of Solidesulfovibrio carbinolicus, one region includes:
- a CDS encoding adenine nucleotide alpha hydrolase family protein: MKSYHALALFSGGLDSILAAKTIVAQGLDVLCLHFVSPFFGKPHKIDHWRAIYGLDIIPVDVAEEYVAMLSAGPVHGLGKFLNPCVDCKILMLRRAKAMLADYGASFIISGEVVGQRPMSQRIDALNIIIRDSGAKGILLRPLCAKRLPESDAEKSGLVDREKLFSMNGRGRKDQMALAEHFGLTEIPTPAGGCLLTEQPSAKRFFPLFMHSTTPRPTDFDLANIGRQFWAGDHWLAIGRNQADNTALEREAGPDDLLFKVRDLPGPLGVARKLPGAVWDDGAVAAAAAFLASFNPKARNSDGPVRVDVAGYAGGHVIVRPSRQTAIPWQEPTWEEVKEKKRLRFTICGDGRGDG, translated from the coding sequence ATGAAATCCTACCACGCCCTGGCCCTTTTCTCCGGGGGCCTCGACAGCATACTGGCCGCCAAGACCATCGTTGCCCAAGGCCTCGACGTCCTGTGCCTGCATTTCGTCAGCCCTTTTTTCGGCAAGCCCCACAAAATCGACCACTGGCGCGCCATCTACGGCTTGGACATCATCCCGGTGGACGTTGCCGAAGAGTACGTCGCCATGCTCTCGGCCGGCCCGGTCCACGGCCTGGGCAAGTTCCTCAATCCCTGCGTGGACTGCAAGATCCTCATGCTGCGCCGGGCCAAGGCCATGCTCGCCGACTACGGCGCGAGCTTCATCATCTCCGGCGAGGTGGTGGGCCAGCGCCCCATGTCCCAACGCATCGACGCGCTCAACATCATCATTCGCGATTCCGGCGCCAAGGGCATTCTGCTGCGGCCGCTGTGCGCCAAACGCCTGCCCGAATCCGACGCCGAAAAAAGCGGCCTGGTCGACCGCGAAAAACTCTTTTCCATGAACGGTCGCGGCCGCAAGGACCAGATGGCCCTGGCCGAACACTTCGGGCTGACCGAAATCCCCACCCCGGCCGGCGGCTGCCTGCTCACCGAGCAGCCCTCGGCCAAACGGTTTTTCCCGCTTTTTATGCACAGCACCACGCCCCGGCCCACCGACTTCGATCTGGCCAACATCGGTCGCCAGTTCTGGGCCGGCGACCACTGGCTGGCCATTGGCCGCAACCAGGCCGACAACACGGCCCTGGAGCGCGAGGCCGGCCCCGACGATCTGCTCTTCAAGGTGCGCGACCTGCCCGGTCCCCTGGGCGTGGCCCGCAAACTGCCCGGCGCGGTCTGGGACGACGGGGCCGTGGCCGCCGCCGCCGCCTTCCTGGCCTCCTTCAACCCCAAGGCCCGCAACAGCGACGGCCCGGTGCGCGTGGACGTGGCCGGCTACGCGGGCGGCCACGTCATCGTCAGGCCGTCGCGCCAGACCGCCATCCCCTGGCAGGAGCCGACCTGGGAAGAAGTGAAAGAGAAAAAACGCCTGCGCTTCACCATCTGCGGCGACGGGCGTGGCGACGGGTAA
- a CDS encoding geranylgeranyl reductase family protein: protein MTPTHDVVIVGAGPAGSTAAHVLASRGASVLVLDKAEFPRDKLCAGLLTWKAVDVLERVFGDAPEGLLASGVFNAAPAGYCIRFRDHIIAQGEMFYPFHLTKRRVFDKHLADRAIKAGADVRLGLAVSRVDPATGTVQTADGREFRGRFVLGCDGVASVVRRACPFDGANWKAGMGGALEFYIDRDDPRLAAPAHADLRAEHPTVYAGFLRAGYGWVFPHADRLAIGIGGHSARHGREFRAKFREFVSFLGLPPELADAAKGHGLPYGNYIEKPWHGRVMLAGDAAGLVETLFGEGIYYALRSGELAAEAALAALTRQADPHALYAKGLDRDILPELVWSRKLRRVLYASQSWGFMPLLCFVRGGGKLLAEMVHGIRSYRFLLRRAKGPAI from the coding sequence CATCGTCGGCGCGGGGCCGGCCGGCTCCACCGCCGCCCATGTGCTGGCTTCCCGGGGCGCAAGCGTCCTGGTCCTCGACAAGGCCGAATTTCCCCGGGACAAGCTGTGCGCCGGGCTGCTGACATGGAAGGCCGTGGACGTGCTGGAGCGCGTTTTCGGCGACGCGCCCGAGGGCCTGCTCGCCTCGGGCGTGTTCAACGCTGCCCCGGCCGGCTACTGCATCCGCTTCCGCGACCACATCATCGCCCAGGGCGAGATGTTTTATCCGTTTCATCTGACCAAGCGGCGGGTGTTCGACAAGCATTTGGCCGACCGGGCGATCAAGGCCGGGGCCGACGTGCGCCTGGGCCTGGCCGTCTCCCGTGTCGATCCGGCCACGGGCACGGTGCAAACGGCCGACGGGCGGGAGTTTCGCGGCCGGTTTGTGCTGGGCTGCGACGGCGTGGCCAGCGTGGTCCGGCGGGCTTGTCCTTTTGACGGGGCCAACTGGAAGGCCGGCATGGGCGGGGCGCTGGAATTTTACATCGACCGCGACGATCCGCGTCTGGCCGCGCCGGCCCATGCCGATCTGCGGGCCGAGCATCCCACGGTCTACGCCGGATTCTTGCGGGCGGGCTACGGCTGGGTGTTTCCCCATGCCGACCGGCTGGCCATCGGCATCGGCGGCCATAGCGCCCGGCATGGCCGGGAGTTTCGGGCCAAGTTCCGGGAGTTCGTGAGCTTTCTGGGGCTGCCGCCCGAGCTGGCCGACGCGGCCAAGGGGCATGGGCTGCCGTACGGCAACTACATCGAAAAGCCGTGGCATGGCCGGGTGATGCTGGCCGGCGACGCGGCGGGGCTTGTCGAAACGCTTTTTGGCGAGGGCATCTACTACGCCCTGCGCAGCGGCGAGCTGGCCGCCGAAGCGGCCCTGGCGGCGCTGACCCGGCAGGCCGATCCCCACGCCCTCTACGCCAAGGGGCTTGACCGCGACATTTTGCCGGAGCTGGTCTGGTCGCGCAAACTGCGCCGGGTGCTCTACGCCAGCCAGTCCTGGGGTTTCATGCCGCTTTTGTGTTTCGTGCGCGGCGGCGGCAAGCTCCTCGCCGAGATGGTGCACGGCATCCGGTCCTACCGTTTCCTGCTGCGCCGCGCCAAAGGCCCGGCCATCTAA